The genome window CCTGGGACTGCCGTGGCAGGATGATGGGCTCAGACTGGTGGGGAGCAAACAGCCATTCTTCTTCTTTAGCCAGGCCAAAGGTAGGGATATGGCCAAATCCCAGCTCCTCCATTACCCGCCGGGCAACAGCGAGCTGACCTTTGCCCCCATCGACAATCAGCAAATCCGGGAGCTGAGCAAATTTTTCATCCCCTTTGCGGGCCCGTTCCAGCCGCCGGCGCAGCACCTCAGCCATGGAAGCAAAATCATCGGGACCGATTACTGTCTTGATTTTGAAACGGCGATAACATTCAGGAGCAGGTTTCCCATCGAGGAAAACCACCATCGACCCTACCGATTCGCTACCCTGGGTGTTGGAAATATCATAGCACTCGATGCGCCGGGGTGGAGCTGCCAGTCCCAGGGCCTGAGCCAGTTCCTTCAACCCCTGTTCTCTGGTTTCCCGCTCTTTCAGAATGGCCGCTTCCTTCAGTTCCAGTTCCTGAACGGCATTTTTGTGGGCCATTTCCGTCAGGGCTTTTTTCTCCCCCCGCCGGGGCACCAGCAGTTCCACCTTTTTCCCCCGTCGGGCCTGCAGCCATTGTTCAATCACTTCTCTTTCCTCTTCCGGGACCCCCTCGGCCAGAATCACTTCCCCGGGAATAAACTGGGCCTGGCTATAGTATTGCTTGACCAGGGCCGCCATGATTTCCTCCCGGCTATATCCCTGGGTATCTCCCAGGAAAAACACCTCCCGCCCCAGTAAAGTACCATGGCGGATCAGCAAAATCACCCCGCAGGTTTCCCAGATTCCCCGGGCTACCGCCAGCACATCCCGATCCCCGCCGCCAGGGGTGAGCATCTTCTGTTTTTCGCCCAGAATCTCCAGGGCCTTGATCTGGTCCCGCAAACGGGCAGCCCGTTCGAAATCCCATTTTTCCGCCGCCTCGTTCATCTCCTGTTGCAATTGTTTGATCAGGTGGCCGTATTTCCCTTCCAGAAACAACAATACATCTTCCACCGTCCGCAGGTATTGCTCCCGGCTGATCTCCCCGCTGCAGGGAGCTGAACAGCGGCGAATGTGAAATTGCAGACAGGGGCGGCTGCGTTCCGTCAAGGTGCTACCCGGACAGGAACGCAGAGGAAAGAGTTTTTTCAGTAAATGCAAAGTCTCCTTAACCGCCCCGGCATGGACATAGGGGCCAAAGTAACGGGCCCCGTCGCGCTCGACCTTGCGGACATAAAGCACCCGGGGATATTGCTCCTGAACTGTAACCTTTATATAAGGGTAGTGTTTATCATCCTTGAGCAGAACATTATAACGGGGGCGATATTTCTTGATCAGGTTGCATTCCAGCATTAGGGCATCCACTTCGGTATCGGTGATGATATATTCCAGGTCAGCAATCTGTTCCACCATGGCCCTGACCTTTTCCGTCTGGTTGGCAGTGGATTGAAAATAAGAGCGCACCCGGTTTTTCAGAACCCGTGCCTTGCCAACATAGATAACCTGCCCCCCGGCATTTTTCATCAGATAGACTCCAGGCTGTTCCGGCAAATGTTCCAGTTTGTGTTGCAATTCAGGCCGCATTTTCTCTCCTCCCAGCCCCATTATAACACATTTGAGAGCAGGAAGATTGCCCATACGAGAGGGACTGGCTTAAAATTAATTAAAAACCCTGTGCAGAGGTGATAAGTATGGACTTAGAGCAACTCCTGTCCCGCCTGGACGTGGACCTTTACGGTACTGCCCCTGTCTCCGCCTTTGACCAGGCTCCCCCGGGGTTTAAACCCCAGGACCTGTTGCCTACCGCGCAGCAGGTTATTGTAATCGCTCGAAGTCTGAATCCGACACCAATTCGCTATCTGCCGAAAACCCGCAACCAGTACATGGTAGAATTCGAAATGGCCAACTGGCATCTGACTCACGCTGCCTATCAGCTGGCCCGGCAACTCCAGCAACTGGGCCACCAGGCCCTGCCCATCAGCTCAGAAGCAGCCATCGGCGATTATGGGCGTCTGAAGGCGGATTTTTCCCTTAAACACGCTGCCGTCCTGGCCGGTCTGGGCTTTTTCGGCCTCAACAACCTGATTCTGACCCCTGCCTATGGCCCGGCCCAGCGCTGGGCAGCGGTGATTACCTCTGCCCCTTATACTCCGCTTCAGGTGGCTAACCCGGCCCGACCCGACCTTTGCAGTCAGTGCCAGGCCTGTGTCCGGCAGTGCCCGGCCGGGGCCCTGCAGGGCTGGGAAGGCCAGTATAATCCGACCACCGGCTGGACCATCAATAAAGAAAAATGCGCCCACTACATTTTCGTAGTGAACGCCGGTAAACGCTGCGGAATATGTATTGCCAGCTGTCCCCTTTTGCCAGAATAAGCTAGTGCAGCCTTCTGGCCTGAATATAATACCCCTCTTCACTGCCTTTGGGTTGCCAGGCGAAACCGTTTTCCTCCAGGATATCCACCACTTCATCGGTGAAGACCGGGTCTACCCGGTCAAAGACAATATTCAGGGTGTCTACCGGCCCCACCTGGCTGACTACTTCTTTGACCCGTTCCACTTTTTTCTGACCGTGGAGATTCCGTAAATCCACCTGCCAGTCGCTCATGGCAATCACCCTCCTTTGTCAATATTTTTCCCGCCAGCAGGAAAAAATAATCGGGCGTGGAATACTAGTGAGGGTGTAAATCTAATACGGCAGGTGAAAGTTTGTGAAAAAAATCCTTCTCCTTTCCTTCCTGGCAGCTGCGCTGCTTCTCGGGGGCTGTGCCAGCACTCAGCCGCAGGTGCCGCCTCATGCCAGCAACAGGGAAGAAAAATCCGGTCATATTAAACTGGTGCAGGGCCCCCTTACCCTGGAAGTGAGCCAGAAGCCCAAATATTTCAGTCCTGAGCTGATGCCCGCTGAGGAAGGCAAAGTGGTAATTGGCCTTTTTACCGCTATTACCAATGACAGCG of Carboxydocella sporoproducens DSM 16521 contains these proteins:
- the uvrC gene encoding excinuclease ABC subunit UvrC; the protein is MRPELQHKLEHLPEQPGVYLMKNAGGQVIYVGKARVLKNRVRSYFQSTANQTEKVRAMVEQIADLEYIITDTEVDALMLECNLIKKYRPRYNVLLKDDKHYPYIKVTVQEQYPRVLYVRKVERDGARYFGPYVHAGAVKETLHLLKKLFPLRSCPGSTLTERSRPCLQFHIRRCSAPCSGEISREQYLRTVEDVLLFLEGKYGHLIKQLQQEMNEAAEKWDFERAARLRDQIKALEILGEKQKMLTPGGGDRDVLAVARGIWETCGVILLIRHGTLLGREVFFLGDTQGYSREEIMAALVKQYYSQAQFIPGEVILAEGVPEEEREVIEQWLQARRGKKVELLVPRRGEKKALTEMAHKNAVQELELKEAAILKERETREQGLKELAQALGLAAPPRRIECYDISNTQGSESVGSMVVFLDGKPAPECYRRFKIKTVIGPDDFASMAEVLRRRLERARKGDEKFAQLPDLLIVDGGKGQLAVARRVMEELGFGHIPTFGLAKEEEWLFAPHQSEPIILPRQSQGLYLLQRIRDEAHRFALTYHRKLRTQRNLRSVLEEVPGIGSKRKQALYKHFGSLAKIRAATVEELAAVPGMNQQVAQALWEWLRRWEAEN
- a CDS encoding 4Fe-4S dicluster domain-containing protein translates to MDLEQLLSRLDVDLYGTAPVSAFDQAPPGFKPQDLLPTAQQVIVIARSLNPTPIRYLPKTRNQYMVEFEMANWHLTHAAYQLARQLQQLGHQALPISSEAAIGDYGRLKADFSLKHAAVLAGLGFFGLNNLILTPAYGPAQRWAAVITSAPYTPLQVANPARPDLCSQCQACVRQCPAGALQGWEGQYNPTTGWTINKEKCAHYIFVVNAGKRCGICIASCPLLPE